GTTTTCTGCACTGTTGCTCACATCCTTGGGGGTGTGGGCCATCTGCCAGTTACCGCAGAAGATATATTCACGACGTTTGCGCGTGATTTTGTCCAAATGGGCCTGGAAATCGTCAAAGAATTTGATTTTGACTTCCTGGGATTCCAATTCTGAACTGGCGCTGGGTGCGAGCAGTGAGCCGATGCTCAGTTGCTCAAAATCCACCTGCAGATAGCGACCTTCCATATCCACACCCGATGCAAAGCCTAACCCGTAAATCAGGGCTTTGGGTTGTAAGCGTGAATAAATCGCGACGCCATTGTAATGTTTGGTGCCAGAATCAAAGAAATAGGCGTTGTAACCCTTCAATTGAAATTCGGGTTTCTCCATCTCGCGCTCGAGTGCGCGTAGATCTTGCAAACAAATAAAATCGGCATCCTGACCCGCGAGCCAAGTGAATAGGCCGCGTTGCGCCGCCTGAAAAATGCCATCGACGCTAAGACTGATAACTCTCATGTTAGCCCCTTGATTACGGACTGTGTATCATACCCGAGCTTGATGTGATTGTGTTACCGCCACAAGCGGGTTTTTTGTGGTAGGTGTTACTGTTTTTCACATCCTTACATTTGGATAGGCAGGTTGATCCAAACGCGGGCCTCACTCATGGTGGGACCTCATTCTATTTATTTGTCATCTAAAACTTAGTTCATTGTCGGATACTTTGCATGGAAAAATACCAATTTGACTTCATTCAGCTGGCGGTCAAACATCAAGCCCTATGCTTTGGTGAATTTTTGCTCAAGTCCGGGCGCACCAGCCCCTACTTCTTCAATGCCGGACGTTTTCAAACCGGTCAGGCACTGGCTGAATTAGGGCGCTACTATGCGGCCGCCATCACGGCATCCGGCGTGGATTTCGATATAGTTTTCGGCCCTGCCTATAAAGGTATCCCCTTGGCGGCCACCACGGCTATCGCGCTGGCTGACCAGCACGCACGCGACTTGCCCTATTGCTACAACCGTAAAGAAGCCAAAGACCATGGCGAAGGCGGCACTTTGGTAGGAGCTCCATTAAAAGGAAAAGTTCTGATTGTGGACGATGTTATTACTGCTGGTACGGCAGTGAGGGAGGTTATGGCGATTATTAAGGCCGCTGGCGCCCAGCCTGCCGCCGTGTTGATCGGTTTGAACCGCCAGGAAAAGGGTCAGGGCGAGCTGTCGGCGATCCAAGAAGTAGAGCAGACGTTTGGTATACCGGTTATCAGTATTATCAATTTGAACCACATCATCGATTACCTGCAAGGTCAGGCTGGCCAGGAGGCGATGGTGGAAAAAATCAAAACCTACCGCGCAACCTACGGTGTGGATCTGGCGTGATTCACAAGTGCTGCGCAGTAAAGCTAACGAGGTGATGAGTCCAGATGCGTAAACTGTTGTTGGTGGTATTGGCAGTGGGAGTGATTGCTGCGCAGGGTGTTGCAGCGGCGACGCAGGCGAATAATAAGCCGGGCAAGGTCATCTATCGCTATAAAAACAGCGAGGGTGTCACGGTGATGGACAGCAAGATCCCCGCTGAATTCGTCAGCAAGGGGTATGAAGTTGTCAGCATCAGTGGCAAGGTGATTGAAGTGGTGCCACCGGCGCCCGAGGGCGATGTTGCAAAACGCTTGTTTGAAGAGAAACAACTGCAAGAGCAGCGCGAGCGCGAAGACCTGCTGTTGCGTCGCAGCTACAGTAATGTGGATGATATAGAAGCGGCCAAGCAGCGCAATCTGGAAAGCTTGCGCGGCAACATCAGCATTCTGGAGGCCAATCTCACCTCAGCCAAGCAGCGCTTGCAAGGTTATCAATCGCAAGCGGCAGCCATTGAGCGCACTGGCCGTGAGTTGCCGGAAGATTTACTCAAAAGCATTAATAACCTGACCCAGGAAGGCAAGGATATTCAAGTGCAAATTCAGCAGCGCGAGCAGGAATATACGGAGATGTCCAAAAAGTTTGATGAAGACCGCAAGCGATTTCTTGAAATCACACAGTGATACTTTCAGCGCAGCATAAAAAAACCGGCATCTGCCGGTTTTTTTATGGTTATTGTTTATGTTGGCAGGTCGCGATTGACTAAAAAGCCCTGTGCAATCAGTTGCCATTGTTCCTGCCAGTAATCTGTTGGGCGGCGCCGGAAGCCGGTGCGTACAAATTCAGCGATACGGCCATCGACCAACGCAATCAATAAATTGGCAGCAGCGGCGACAGGTAATTGCGGGTGCATGCCTTCGCGCAATTCGGCTTCGCGCAAAATTTGTTTGAGCTGGGTTTCGATGCGATCAAAAAATTGTTCGATGCGCGTGCGCAGCCGTTCGGTTTCGCCGGTCAAGGCATCGCCCGTGAGCAGGCGCGTTAGGCCGGGGTTGCGCTCGGCAAAGGTGAGTAACAGGGAGAGGATTTTTTCGCAGCGTTTGAGCGTGGATTTTTCATCCGCCAGAATCAGGGTGATGCGTGAAAAAATGGTTTCTTCAATAAACTCGATCAAACCCTCAAACATTTTGGATTTGCTGGGAAAATGGCGATAGAGCGCCGCTTCGGAAACACCGACTTCCTTGGCTAAGGCCGCCGTGGTGATGCGCTCGCCCGGGCTGGCTTCCAACATGCGCGCCAGGCATTCAAGAATTTGCTGGCGTCGCGGTGTTTTGCTTGGGGTTTTTGTCATAGTGTTTCCATGCGCTTGTCGCTGCGCCTTGTGTCAGCGCGCAGCGCAGGTCGGTTGCGAATTAAGACGCTGACTTGTTTTTATTGGTAATCAAGGTGCCTACACCGGCGTCGGTAAAAATTTCCAACAGTACGGCGTGGTTCACTCGACCATCCACAATGTGCGCACTGGTCACACCGCCTTTTACCGCATCCAGCGCACAGGCAATTTTAGGCAGCATGCCGCCGTAGATGGTGCCATCGGCGATAAGGCCGTCCACTTGCTCAGTGCTCAGGCCGGTCAAAACATTGCCTTGTTTGTCCTGCAGGCCGGACACGTTGGTGAGCAGCATTAATTTTTCGGCACGCAAAAACTCGGCGATTTTACCGGCCACCAGGTCGGCGTTGATATTGTAGGAGGAGCCGTCTTCACCTACGCCAATCGGTGCAATTACCGGGATAAAATCGCTGTTGATCAGCATATCAATCACCGAGGTGTTTACACTTTCCACTTCGCCTACATGGCCAATGTCCAGAATTTCCGGTGCGAGCATCTCGGGCGTTTTGTGGGTGACGGTGAGTTTTTTGGCGCGAATCAATTGGCCGTCTTTTCCGGTTAGTCCAATCGCTTGACCGCCATTGCGGTTGATCAGGCTGACGATTTGTTTATTGACCGTGCCACCCAATACCATTTCCACTACATCCATTGTGGCGCTGTCGGTCACGCGCATACCGTTGATAAATTCGGATTTAATATTGAGTTTTTCCAACAGGCTGCCGATTTGTGGGCCGCCGCCATGCACAACTACCGGGTTCATGCCGACCAGTTTCATCAACACTATGTCGCGCGCAAAACTGTTTTGCAGTTCTTCGCCTTCCATTGCATTGCCGCCAAATTTCACCACGACAGTTTTGCCGGTGAAGCGTTGGATGTAGGGCAGTGCTTCGGTTAATACATTGGCGATATTCATCGCAGATTCGCGGTTTAAAGACATAACTCAAATATCCTGTAAATTGTAAAAGTCATTCATGGAAAACAGTTATTTAAAAATCAATGCTGAGAGTGGCATCAACTTTGATTAATTCACGTTTAAAAATATGCTGGATTTTTTCCAGCGCCTCAGGCGATTCCGCTTCAAAGCGCAAGGTCAGCGCCGGTGAGGTATTGGAGGCGCGCACCAAGCCCCAGCCTTTGGTGTAATCCACGCGCAAGCCATCAATAGTGGTGATGGCGCCGTTGGCAAAATCGCCGGTCTCGGCCAATTTTTTAATCAAGGCAAATTTGTCCTGGTCGCGGATGGTAATTTTAATTTCCGGTGTTGCATGCAACTGCGGAAAGCCGGCGAAAATAGCATCGATGTTTTGATCGCGCAGGGTAATAATTTCCAGCAGGCGCGCCATGGCATAAATGCCGTCGTCGAATCCGTACCAGCGATCCTTGATAAAAATGTGGCCGGAATATTCGCCGCCGATAAGTGCTTGGGTTTCTTCCATTTTGGCTTTCATCGGTGAGTGGCCGGTCTTCCACATAATGGGGCGGCCACCATAACTGCTGATGACTTGATTGAGTTGGCGCGAACATTTTACGTCGAACAAGACATCGGCGCCGGGGTTGCGCGCGAGTATGTCTTTGGCAAATAACATCAGCAGGCGATCGGGCCAGATAATATCGCCTTTGGGCGTGACCACGACCAAGCGGTCGCCATCGCCGTCAAACGCGACGCCGATATCGGCCTTGGTTTCTTTAACTTTGGCGATCAGTGCCTGCAGGTTTTCTTCAATTGTGGGGTCGGGATTGTGGTTGGGAAATTCACCATCCAGATCGCAGAAAAGCGGTGTGACATCGCAGCCCAGTTCTTCAAACAATTGTGGTGCAACCAAACCGGGTACGGCGTTGCCTGCGTCCACCACTATGCTGATGTTGCCCGCGAGTGCCACGTCGGAAAAAATGCGTTCGATATAGTCGGGAATAATAGTGCGTGAGAGTTCTTCACCAACACCTTGGTGAAAGCGTTGCGCCATGATGCGCGAGCGCAGCTCAACCACGGCATCATCGGCGAGTGCGCGGTTGTTTATCACTACTTTAAAGCCGTTGTACTCTTTGGGATTGTGGCTGGCGGTGACCATTACGCCGCTGTTGGTGTCGTCGATGTGAAAGGTGGCGAAGTACATGACCGGTGTGGGGACTACGCCGATGTTAATGACGTTGCAACCCGTGCGCAAAATACCTTTGATCAGCGCCTGGGTGAGCGCCTCGCTGTGGGTGCGACCGTCGCGGGCGACCACAATACTGCGTTCGCCCTGGTCTATGGCTTCGCTGCCAACGGCCTGGCCGATAAGCTGTGCCAGCTGCGGGGTAATTTGGCTGTCCACCAGCCCGCGAATGTCGTAGGAGCGGAAAATCTCGGCGGGTACATCTTGTTCGTTGATGCTGCTGCGCTTGGCGCCGGTGGGCTTTTTGCCTGAGTGCTCGCGCAGCCCGAGTATGTCTTCATCTTCGTCGATGACTGCAATATCCAGAATGTCCTGGGTCTGGAACAGTGGGTTGATGAGTTTCTCTTCGTCGACGGCCTCTTTACTGGCTTTGACGGTTTCTTGTAGCGAGGGTTGGGTTTTATCCGCTGCCCTGAGGGCGGCGCCGCTCAGTACTTTGCTCAGGAACCAGCAGAGCGCCAAACTGGCGGCGGCGACCAGACTCACAACGACCAGCCAAAGGCTCGGCAATTCTTCGGCGATGTCTTTCATCTGTGCCGAAGGGGTGAATTGCAGTTGCAGGTGGCTGTGTTTGATTTTGGCGACGACTTTAGCGCCTTCTGCGCCTGTACCGGTTTTGCGAATGGTTTGTGGCGGGCTGCCGGTAAATTGCTGTTGCAGTAAGGTTTCACCAAAGCGCGCATCGGTAGTGGCGAATAACTCCAGCAGTGGCGTAGCGTCAGTGGTAATCAGCAGTGTGCCCAGGGGCGGTGACTGTTCATCCAGCGCGACTGGTTTGGCCCATTGCAGCATCCAGCGTTTATTGATTTCGATAAGTTCCGGCAGGGCCGGTTTGCGCTGTTCTGCGCGTTGGATCAAATCCAGCTCCAGATAGCGCACGGGAAACTCTGCCTCCCGGTTCAGTTGCGCTGTGCCGGTAGGAAAGAGGTAGATGTTCAAAATGGTGTCGTCCTGAGCGGCCAGTGCGTGCGCCAGTTGCTGGCGTGATTCGGCGGTATTGTCAGGATTATCAGGGCTTAACTGTGCCGCCCAGGCACTATTGGCACTGAGCGTCTCTATGGCAAGGCTGTGCTGTTGAAGGTACTTGTCGAGCACGGCCTTGCGTTCATCCACAAATGACTGGGTCGCGTGCTGCAGGTTTTCGCGGTTCTGCCCTATGACCATGGTTTGGTAGAGGAAGTAGGCCGCGAGCAGGTTAATGACCAGCGCGGCTGCCAGGAGCGTCAACAGCAGTTTTTGCTGGACGGCGGCTTTGCGTTTGGCATTGTCCAGTGCCCGCTGGGCGCTGCGCGACAGGGGGGCTGCACCATCGCCTTTGGTTTTTATTGAGTCCCGTGGTTTCACGTATCTACCTTTTACTGTGCTCGGCGCGGCGGTGATTAGTGTGCCGGTGCCGTGATTTTATGGGCGAGCAGGGCGATTAATTCCCGCGCCAGTTGGTGTTTACTGCGCTGGTTGAGTTCTTGTGTTGATGCGTGGTCAATAAGGGTGACGGCATTATCGTCACTATTAAAACCGATTTCGCTGTCGCTGATATTGTTGGCAATCACCAGATCCAGCTGTTTGCGAACCAGCTTGGCGCGGCCATATTCCAGCAGGTTTTCACTTTCGGCGGCAAAACCGACGGTAAAAGGCCTGTGCGGCAGCGCGGTGACACTGGCGACTATGTCCGGGTTTTTGATTAAGGTCAGGGTAATTGAGTCCTCGCTGCCTTTTTTAAGCTTCTGCTCAGCTACCTGCGCGGGGCGATAGTCGGCCACCGCTGCTGCGGCGATAAACAAGTCGCAGCCTTCCGCTGCGCTCAGGCTGGCGTCGTACATGTCCTGCGCGCTGATCACATCAATACGCGTCACCCGCGCCGGGGTTTTCAGTTGTGTCGGGCCGCTGATTAAAATGGTTGTCGCCCCGGCTTCGGCAGCGGCTTCGGCGAGGGCATAACCCATCTTGCCGGAACTGTGGTTGCTCAGGTAGCGCACTGGGTCTATGGCTTCGCGGGTGGGGCCGGCGGTAATCACCACTTTTTTACCCGCGAGACTGCCGCGTACGAACAAGCTGGCAGCGGCATCGACCAGTTGTAATGGCTCAAGCATGCGGCCCGGGCCTATATCGCCACAGGCCTGACCGCCGTCAGCGGGGCCAAAAATATGAATCTTGCGCGCAATCAGTTGGTCGAGATTGCTCTGGGTGGCCGGGTTGCGCCACATGCCCTGGTTCATCGCTGGCGCCAGGGCGATAGGCGCTGCGGTCGCCAGGCAAATACTGGTGAGCAAATCATTGCCCATGCCTTGGGTCAGGCGCGCCATAAAGTCTGCCGTGGCGGGAGCGATCAATACCAGGTCTGCCCAGCGCGCCAGTTGGATATGCCCCATGCCCGCTTCTGCTTCCGGGTCGAGCAATTGGGTGTGTACCGGGTGGCCGGACAGCGCCTGCAAGGTCAGCGGGGTGATGAACTCCTGCGCTGCCGGTGTCATGACTACTTGCACACTGGCACCTGCATCTTGCAGGCGGCGCACCAGATCGGCACTTTTATAGGCCGCGATACCGCCAGTCACGCCGAGCAGAATGTGTTTATTGGCAAGTGATGTCATAGATACCTGTCGATTGATACGCATCTCTCGGTAGATGCCTTGTTGGCGGCGTGGCCAGTCTGTTTAACATAGCCCGCGCCGGAGTAATTGGCCACTTACAGTGTCAGCCGCACGGGGCTTGACGAAAGCAGGCTAAGATACCATTCTTGCCAAGGTTTTCGTAACTGTCGCTGCGCCTGTCGGCCTGTGTAAGCGACAGCTATCTTACAAAGGAAGAGCCCCTTGCAGGGCTCATATTAAGGAAGGAGTTCCCTATGTCCATTGCTCATTGGCCCGCCACTGAACGCCCCCGCGAAAAATTACTCTCCCTTGGTCCGCGCGCTTTATCCGATGCCGAACTGCTAGCCATTTTCCTGCGCGTTGGCTGCGTGGGTAAATCGGCCGTTGATCTGGCGCGCGAATTGTTACAGCAATACGGTGGTCTGCGCCAACTGCTGGAAGCATCGCAATCCGAATTCTGCAAAGGGTTAGGGCTGGGCAATGCCAAATATGCGCAATTGCAGGCGGTGCTGGAAATGGGGCGCCGCCATTTGTCGGCATCCATGAAGGCGGGCGACTTATTGACCAGCCCGGATTTGGTGCGCAGCTACTTGAGCGCGCATTTGCGCCATCAGCCGCGCGAAGTCTTTGCGGTCTTGTTTCTGGATAACCAAAATCGCCTGATTACCTACGAAGAATTATTTTTTGGCACTATCGACGGTGCTTCCGTCTACCCGCGTGAGGTAGTCAGGCGCGCACTAGCGCATAATTGCGCTGCTGTGATTCTGGCGCACAACCATCCAAGTGGGGTTGCGGAGCCAAGTCAGGCTGACTGCCGCATCACCCAACACTTGCAGGCTGCGCTGGATTTGATCGACGTGCGGGTAATTGACCATATGGTGGTAGGCGATGCCGAGGTAATCTCATTTGCCGAAAGGGGGTTGCTATGATGGCCTGTAGAGATCGACTGTATAATGTTAATTTAGGTGTCAGGTTACGCAAATGCCTGGCATTTATACCATGGCCGACTGCTTAGAGAGCCTTACTCCACCGCAACTGTACTGGATGACTGCTGTGACCGACCATTTGGATATACTTTTGGACATGCTGTCAGCCTTGCCCGATCCTGTTTTTGTCCTGACGGAATCCGGGCGTTATGCGGCATTAATTGGCGGCCAGGATCGTCAGCATTATCACGATGGTGCGCATCTGGTTGATTTCAGTCTTTACGATGTCCTGCCAAAAGCCAAGGCCGACTGGTTTTTGGAGCAAAT
The nucleotide sequence above comes from Cellvibrio sp. PSBB023. Encoded proteins:
- a CDS encoding exodeoxyribonuclease III, translated to MRVISLSVDGIFQAAQRGLFTWLAGQDADFICLQDLRALEREMEKPEFQLKGYNAYFFDSGTKHYNGVAIYSRLQPKALIYGLGFASGVDMEGRYLQVDFEQLSIGSLLAPSASSELESQEVKIKFFDDFQAHLDKITRKRREYIFCGNWQMAHTPKDVSNSAENQHNSGFLPHERQWLSQLFNQIGYVDAFRKVNKDSDEYSWWPKGLKGDGDGWRTDFQVVSNSLGGKVEYAAIYKTQQFSSHMPVIIDYDIEL
- the pyrE gene encoding orotate phosphoribosyltransferase gives rise to the protein MEKYQFDFIQLAVKHQALCFGEFLLKSGRTSPYFFNAGRFQTGQALAELGRYYAAAITASGVDFDIVFGPAYKGIPLAATTAIALADQHARDLPYCYNRKEAKDHGEGGTLVGAPLKGKVLIVDDVITAGTAVREVMAIIKAAGAQPAAVLIGLNRQEKGQGELSAIQEVEQTFGIPVISIINLNHIIDYLQGQAGQEAMVEKIKTYRATYGVDLA
- the slmA gene encoding nucleoid occlusion factor SlmA, with the translated sequence MTKTPSKTPRRQQILECLARMLEASPGERITTAALAKEVGVSEAALYRHFPSKSKMFEGLIEFIEETIFSRITLILADEKSTLKRCEKILSLLLTFAERNPGLTRLLTGDALTGETERLRTRIEQFFDRIETQLKQILREAELREGMHPQLPVAAAANLLIALVDGRIAEFVRTGFRRRPTDYWQEQWQLIAQGFLVNRDLPT
- the argB gene encoding acetylglutamate kinase, giving the protein MSLNRESAMNIANVLTEALPYIQRFTGKTVVVKFGGNAMEGEELQNSFARDIVLMKLVGMNPVVVHGGGPQIGSLLEKLNIKSEFINGMRVTDSATMDVVEMVLGGTVNKQIVSLINRNGGQAIGLTGKDGQLIRAKKLTVTHKTPEMLAPEILDIGHVGEVESVNTSVIDMLINSDFIPVIAPIGVGEDGSSYNINADLVAGKIAEFLRAEKLMLLTNVSGLQDKQGNVLTGLSTEQVDGLIADGTIYGGMLPKIACALDAVKGGVTSAHIVDGRVNHAVLLEIFTDAGVGTLITNKNKSAS
- a CDS encoding phosphomannomutase/phosphoglucomutase translates to MKPRDSIKTKGDGAAPLSRSAQRALDNAKRKAAVQQKLLLTLLAAALVINLLAAYFLYQTMVIGQNRENLQHATQSFVDERKAVLDKYLQQHSLAIETLSANSAWAAQLSPDNPDNTAESRQQLAHALAAQDDTILNIYLFPTGTAQLNREAEFPVRYLELDLIQRAEQRKPALPELIEINKRWMLQWAKPVALDEQSPPLGTLLITTDATPLLELFATTDARFGETLLQQQFTGSPPQTIRKTGTGAEGAKVVAKIKHSHLQLQFTPSAQMKDIAEELPSLWLVVVSLVAAASLALCWFLSKVLSGAALRAADKTQPSLQETVKASKEAVDEEKLINPLFQTQDILDIAVIDEDEDILGLREHSGKKPTGAKRSSINEQDVPAEIFRSYDIRGLVDSQITPQLAQLIGQAVGSEAIDQGERSIVVARDGRTHSEALTQALIKGILRTGCNVINIGVVPTPVMYFATFHIDDTNSGVMVTASHNPKEYNGFKVVINNRALADDAVVELRSRIMAQRFHQGVGEELSRTIIPDYIERIFSDVALAGNISIVVDAGNAVPGLVAPQLFEELGCDVTPLFCDLDGEFPNHNPDPTIEENLQALIAKVKETKADIGVAFDGDGDRLVVVTPKGDIIWPDRLLMLFAKDILARNPGADVLFDVKCSRQLNQVISSYGGRPIMWKTGHSPMKAKMEETQALIGGEYSGHIFIKDRWYGFDDGIYAMARLLEIITLRDQNIDAIFAGFPQLHATPEIKITIRDQDKFALIKKLAETGDFANGAITTIDGLRVDYTKGWGLVRASNTSPALTLRFEAESPEALEKIQHIFKRELIKVDATLSIDF
- the coaBC gene encoding bifunctional phosphopantothenoylcysteine decarboxylase/phosphopantothenate--cysteine ligase CoaBC, producing MTSLANKHILLGVTGGIAAYKSADLVRRLQDAGASVQVVMTPAAQEFITPLTLQALSGHPVHTQLLDPEAEAGMGHIQLARWADLVLIAPATADFMARLTQGMGNDLLTSICLATAAPIALAPAMNQGMWRNPATQSNLDQLIARKIHIFGPADGGQACGDIGPGRMLEPLQLVDAAASLFVRGSLAGKKVVITAGPTREAIDPVRYLSNHSSGKMGYALAEAAAEAGATTILISGPTQLKTPARVTRIDVISAQDMYDASLSAAEGCDLFIAAAAVADYRPAQVAEQKLKKGSEDSITLTLIKNPDIVASVTALPHRPFTVGFAAESENLLEYGRAKLVRKQLDLVIANNISDSEIGFNSDDNAVTLIDHASTQELNQRSKHQLARELIALLAHKITAPAH
- the radC gene encoding DNA repair protein RadC, with product MSIAHWPATERPREKLLSLGPRALSDAELLAIFLRVGCVGKSAVDLARELLQQYGGLRQLLEASQSEFCKGLGLGNAKYAQLQAVLEMGRRHLSASMKAGDLLTSPDLVRSYLSAHLRHQPREVFAVLFLDNQNRLITYEELFFGTIDGASVYPREVVRRALAHNCAAVILAHNHPSGVAEPSQADCRITQHLQAALDLIDVRVIDHMVVGDAEVISFAERGLL